A single genomic interval of Lathyrus oleraceus cultivar Zhongwan6 chromosome 7, CAAS_Psat_ZW6_1.0, whole genome shotgun sequence harbors:
- the LOC127108325 gene encoding transcriptional corepressor LEUNIG, translating to MHPNPPNEDLLHIIIYDYLKKKRLSNSAEAFRIETQLNGQLPNAMDQPPHGFLYNFWNSLHEPRFRDGVAKALTQGLVVNIDAIIDGLPRIHREGYSITHLSSFESGQTLLSCDISSDGNTVASGGIGLKPFICYVGTPLSVTSVESHSSTILDVRFQPGTNIFATASADTTVKLWDANKPAIALSKFVGHNWRVRSLDFHPLGRILCSSDAEGVIKAWDVNRQLLINSHTVGGSRVRFQPGNGSLLAVANRNVITILDPKNFMVINRLEGHVNDIESLCWDVSGRMIASVSEDSVRVWSLFKTGPCIYLYSLNKGRFNSIIFHPRYNDVLVIGGSECLEVLILEKTKISVARASNLSVTGLAATTAKSEYIASVSQQSDSVVNIWK from the exons ATGCACCCGAATCCTCCCAATGAAGATCT CTTACATATCATTATATATGATTACCTCAAGAAGAAAAGATTATCAAACAGCGCCGAGGCTTTCCGAATTGAAACTCAACTTAATGGACAATTGCCCAATG CAATGGATCAACCACCACATGGATTCTTGTACAACTTCTGGAATTCATTGCATGAGCCTCGATTTAGGGATGGTGTGGCAAAGGCTCTAACCCAAGGGTTGGTCGTCAATATTGATGCGATAATCGACGGGCTCCCTCGGATTCATCGAGAAGGATATTCTATTACGCACCTTTCTA GTTTTGAAAGCGGTCAGACACTTTTGTCCTGCGATATTTCATCAGATGGAAATACCGTAGCAAGTGGCGGGATTGGGTTGAAG CCTTTCATTTGCTATGTGGGAACTCCTCTTTCTGTTACTTCAGTTGAGTCACACTCATCTACCATCTTAGATGTTAGATTTCAACCAGGAACAAATATATTTGCAACAGCTTCAGCTGATACAACAGTAAAGCTATGGGATGCAAACAAA CCTGCGATAGCGTTGTCTAAATTTGTTGGTCATAATTGGAGAGTAAGATCACTCGACTTCCACCCATTAGGCCGAATTCTTTGCTCATCCGATGCCGAAGGTGTAATTAAAGCATGGGATGTCAATCGGCAACTCCTTATAAACAGCCATACG GTAGGTGGAAGCAGAGTGAGATTTCAGCCTGGAAATGGGAGTCTTTTGGCAGTTGCTAATCGAAATGTTATCACCATACTTGATCCTAAAAATTTTATGGTTATTAACCGTCTTGAG GGACACGTCAACGACATTGAATCCTTATGTTGGGATGTCAGTGGAAGGATGATTGCCTCTGTCAGCGAAGATAGTGTACGTGTCTGGTCGTTGTTTAAGACTGGACCATGCATTTATCTCTATTCATTAAACAAGGGGAGGTTTAATTCTATCATATTCCATCCTCGATACAATGACGTCTTAGTTATTGGTGGCTCTGAG TGCTTGGAAGTGTTGATTCTTGAAAAAACGAAAATATCTGTTGCACGAGCCTCCAATCTATCAGTTACTGGACTAGCAGCTACTACAGCGAAAAGTGAATACATTGCATCAGTTAGCCAACAATCTGATTCTGTGGTGAATATATGGAAATGA